In Rhinoderma darwinii isolate aRhiDar2 chromosome 9, aRhiDar2.hap1, whole genome shotgun sequence, the following are encoded in one genomic region:
- the CHRM1 gene encoding muscarinic acetylcholine receptor M1, with protein MLALHQNAGQETMTNWFPIMNNSTIDPLTPNATEHPYRDPFGGHAVWEVVLIVLTTGILSFITVVGNILVLLAFKVNSDLKTVNNYFLLSLACADVVIGALSMNLYTTYIIMGRWALGSISCDLWLALDYVTSNASVMNLLIISFDRYFSITRPLTYRAKRTPRRAAIMIGLAWIISFILWAPAILCWQYIVGERTVEPDACYIQFLSQPIITFGTAIAAFYLPVTIMIILYWRIYRETENRSRELACLQGSETENIVRPLGSARSGSSSGMGESERLSRSQITVSRVKRACCFPSKLAASPSLRSYPQHKSNGSWNTMEDAASADSLSSSSDGDEHPYEMKSICSAVIRLPMVSTVVRTPTDSHESNDTLGRGDLEKEANGGKREISRKSSRSQATALPSTVIKAKIEKTRHGKRKSNSLIKEKKAARTLSAILLAFILTWTPYNIMVLVSTFCKDCIPTTLWELGYWLCYVNSTVNPMCYALCNRSFRRTFKMLLLCRWDKRKWRTHRHTAAFFRTPSQ; from the coding sequence ATGTTAGCCCTGCATCAGAATGCTGGGCAAGAAACGATGACCAACTGGTTTCCAATCATGAACAATTCTACTATTGACCCGCTGACCCCTAATGCTACAGAGCATCCATACCGTGACCCCTTTGGAGGCCACGCAGTGTGGGAGGTGGTGCTTATTGTCCTTACAACAGGAATTCTTTCTTTTATTACGGTAGTCGGAAATATCCTTGTTCTCTTGGCCTTCAAAGTCAATAGTGACCTAAAGACTGTCAACAACTACTTCCTACTTAGCTTGGCATGTGCTGATGTCGTCATTGGTGCATTATCCATGAACTTGTACACAACCTACATTATAATGGGTAGGTGGGCACTTGGCAGTATTTCCTGTGACCTGTGGCTGGCACTAGATTATGTCACGAGTAACGCTTCTGTAATGAACCTGCTGATAATAAGCTTCGACCGCTATTTTTCAATTACTCGGCCACTTACATACAGAGCTAagagaacaccaagaagagctgCTATTATGATTGGGTTGGCATGGATTATATCATTTATATTATGGGCACCTGCTATATTGTGCTGGCAGTATATTGTTGGGGAAAGAACAGTGGAACCTGACGCATGCTACATCCAGTTCTTGTCACAACCTATTATCACATTTGGCACTGCCATCGCTGCCTTTTACTTGCCAGTAACTATCATGATTATACTGTACTGGAGGATTTACAGAGAAACAGAGAACAGAAGCAGAGAACTGGCTTGCTTACAAGGCTCGGAGACAGAAAACATTGTTCGCCCCTTGGGGAGTGCCAGAAGTGGTAGTAGCAGTGGAATGGGAGAATCAGAAAGATTGTCCAGATCACAAATAACAGTGTCAAGGGTCAAGAGAGCATGCTGTTTTCCTAGTAAACTTGCGGCCAGTCCATCACTAAGAAGCTATCCTCAACACAAAAGTAATGGGAGCTGGAATACTATGGAAGACGCCGCTTCTGCAGACTCACTCTCCTCTTCTTCCGATGGAGATGAACATCCATATGAGATGAAAAGCATTTGCTCAGCTGTCATACGCCTACCAATGGTCAGCACTGTTGTTCGCACACCCACAGACTCTCATGAGTCCAATGACACCCTTGGACGGGGGGATCTAGAGAAAGAAgcaaatggaggaaagcgtgagATAtctaggaaatcatccagatcccAAGCCACAGCTTTGCCATCAACAGTTATTAAGGCTAAAATTGAAAAAACCCGTCATGGAAAGAGGAAAAGCAATTCACTTATCAAGGAAAAGAAAGCTGCAAGGACATTAAGTGCGATATTGCTTGCTTTTATTTTGACATGGACTCCTTACAATATCATGGTGCTAGTGTCCACATTCTGTAAGGACTGTATTCCAACAACATTGTGGGAGCTGGGTTACTGGTTATGCTACGTTAATAGTACAGTCAACCCCATGTGTTATGCACTCTGCAACCGCTCATTCAGGCGCACTTTCAAAATGCTTTTACTTTGTCGATGGGATAAGCGAAAATGgaggacacacagacacacagcagCTTTCTTCAGGACCCCATCACAATGA